The Motilibacter peucedani DNA window GGTCACCGTGGCCGTGGTCGGCGTCGGGTCGTGGGAGCCCCGGCACTCGACCGTGGTCGACGCGCTGACCCCGGCCGAGCGGCGCGAGATCCGGGCCCTCGGCGTGCGGGCGGAGCTCTCCGGCATCCAGATCGACGAGCAGGGCGACCCGGTCGCGACCCCCCTGACCGACCGGACCATCGGCATCACCGCCGAGCAGCTGCGCGCCGTGCCCGACGTGGTGGGCATCGTCTACGACAGCTCGAAGGCCGCGGCCGTGCGGGCTGCGCTGCGGGGCGGCTACCTCAAGAGCCTGGTCACCCATGCCAGCATGGCGCGTGAGCTCCTGGCCGGCGCAGATGACCCCCGGTGACGAGAGCGAGGTCCTGCTCCACGGCGGCACGACCAACCGGGGCCGCGTCACCCGCGTCGGCGACACCGTCCGCCGGCCGGTGCGCCCGACCAGCCGGTCGACCTGGGCGCTGCTGCGCCACCTCGAGGACGTCGGCTTCGCCGGGGCGCCGCGGTTCGTCGGCGTCGACCGGGCCGGGCGCGAGGTGCTGTCCTACGTCGAGGGCGACGTCGCGACGCCGCCCTACCCCGCGTGGGCGCTGAGCGAGCGGGCGCTCACCAGCGTCGCAGAGCTGCTCCGCGACTACCACGCGGCCGTCGCCTCCTTCGACGCGTCGGCGCACGAGTGGGGCCGCCCGCTGCCGCCGCGCTACCGCGGCCCGCTGGTCACCCACAACGACCCCAACCTCGACAACGTCGTCTTCCGCGACGGCGTCGCCGTCTCGCTCATCGACTTCGACCTCGCCGCGCCCGGGACCGCGCTCTGGGACGTCGCCTGCGCGGCCCGGCTCTGGGCGCCGCTGCGCGACCGGGCGGACTCGCCGCTCGAGGGTGAGGGCGACGTGGAGGAGGACTCGCTGCGCCGGCTGCGGGTCTTCGTCGATGCCTACGGCCTCTCGGCCGACGACCGCGAGCACGTCGCCGGCGCGCTGCTCTCCGCCCACGCGTGGTGCTACGGCATCGTGCAGGACGCCGTGACGCACGGGCACGAGTCCTTCACGCCGTACTGGGTGCAGGGCGGCGCGGCGCAGGCCGAGCGCACGCGTACGTGGCTGTTCGCCCACCGGCGCGAGGTGCGCGCCGCCCTGGTGCCGTGAGCCGACGGCCTCAGCGCTCGAGCGTGCCGCCGGCGCGCCACGCCTCGGCGGCGGTCTCGAGCCGTGCCGCCGCGCGCAGGTTGCCCTCGGCGAGCCGGCTCTCCTGCGCCTGCTCGCTCGGGCTCACGGCGAAGCGGCCGCACGCGATGACCCTGTGCACCGCGGCCGCGCGGTCCATGGCGCCGGGCGGGTCGCCGCGCAGGGCCGTCGACAGGATGGAGTCGCCCAGCGCGGCGAGGTCGCCGGGTGCGGGCCGGTCGGGCACGCCCGCGACGGCGTCGGGCACCGGCACGTGGCCCCGCCCGGCGGCGTAGATGCGGGCGGCTTCCGAGGACTGGCGCACCAGCCAGGCGCGCAGCAGGTAGAGCGACCACAGGGCGGCGGGCAGCCCGTCGTCCTCGGGCTCGGCCCACAGCTCGCGCAGGGCGTCGAGGCCGAGGGTCTCGTCCAGGCGCACCAGGTCGGCGGCGAGCGCCGCGTCCTGCTTGCCGGCCTGCAGCACGGCGACGGCCGTGGCGTAGGCGCGCTCGCGACGGGCCGCGGGGTCGGCGTCGTGGGCCGCCCAGCTCAGCCCGGGCGAGGGGAGGGGCAGCGGGCGGTGCGGGCGCGCGTACCGTCCCGCGTCCTGGGGGTGCTCGGGTTCCGTCATCGCCGTCCAGTGTGCACGCCGTCCACGAGCGGGTGGGCGGCACTTGCACTCGACGGACGAGAGTGCTAATCATGGGTTAGCACTCAGTACGACCGAGTGACAACGCGAGTGAGTCGACGAGACCGGGCCGACGCCCGGTCGTCCGTCGCGGGCGTCGTCTCGCCGCGGGTCAACCACCCCGTCCCGGGAGGACCTGCAACACATGGCCAAGATCATTTCGTTCAACGAGGAAGCCCGCCGTGGGCTCGAGCGTGGCATGAACCAGCTCGCCGACGCGGTCAAGGTCACGCTCGGCCCCAAGGGCCGCAACGTCGTCCTGGAGAAGAAGTGGGGCGCCCCCACGATCACCAACGACGGCGTCTCCATCGCCAAGGAGATCGAGCTCGAGGACCCCTACGAGAAGATCGGCGCCGAGCTGGTCAAGGAGGTCGCGAAGAAGACCGACGACGTCGCCGGTGACGGCACGACGACCGCGACCGTCCTCGCCCAGGCGCTGGTGCGCGAGGGCCTGCGCAACGTGGCGGCCGGGTCCAACCCGATCGCCCTCAAGCGCGGCATCGACAAGGCCGTGGCCGCGGTCTCCGAGCAGCTGCTCAACCAGGCCAAGCCGGTCGAGACCAAGGAGCAGATCTCCGCGACCGCCTCCATCTCGGCCGCCGACACCCAGATCGGCGAGCTCATCGCCGAGGCGATGGACAAGGTCGGCAAGGAAGGCGTCATCACCGTCGAGGAGAGCAACACCTTCGGCCTCGAGCTCGAGCTCACCGAGGGCATGCGCTTCGACAAGGGCTACATCTCCCCCTACTTCGTCACCGACTCGGAGCGCATGGAGGCCGTCCTGGACGACCCCTACGTGCTCGTCGTCAACTCGAAGATCTCCGCGGTCAAGGACCTGCTCCCGCTGCTCGAGAAGGTCATGCAGTCGGGCAAGCCGCTCGCGATCATCGCCGAGGACGTCGAGGGCGAGGCCCTCGCGACCCTGGTCGTCAACAAGATCCGCGGCACCTTCCGCTCGGTCGCCGTCAAGGCCCCGGGCTTCGGCGACCGCCGCAAGGCCATGCTGGCCGACATCGCCATCCTCACCGGTGGCGAGGTCATCTCCGAGGAGGTCGGGCTCAAGCTCGACACCGCGGGCCTCGAGCTGCTCGGCCGCGCGCGCAAGGTCGTCGTCACCAAGGACGAGACCACGATCGTCGAGGGCGCGGGCGAGGCCGACCAGATCGCCGGCCGCGTCTCGCAGATCCGCCAGGAGATCGAGCGCAGCGACTCCGACTACGACCGCGAGAAGCTCCAGGAGCGCCTCGCCAAGCTCGCCGGCGGCGTGGCCGTCATCAAGGCGGGCGCGGCCACCGAGGTCGAGCTCAAGGAGCGCAAGCACCGCATCGAGGACGCCGTCCGCAACGCGAAGGCCGCCGTCGAGGAGGGCATCGTCGCCGGTGGCGGCGTCGCCCTGCTCCAGGCCGGTGTCGCGGCGTTCGAGAAGCTCGAGCTCGACGGCGACGAGGCCACGGGCGCCAACATCGTCAAGGTCGCGCTCGAGGCCCCGATCAAGCAGATCTCGGTCAACGCCGGCCTCGAGGGCGGCGTCGTGGTCGAGAAGGTCCGCAACCTCGAGTCGGGCTGGGGCCTCAACGCCGCCAACGGCGAGTACGTCGACCTCATCAAGGAAGGCATCATCGACCCGGCCAAGGTGACCCGCTCTGCGCTGCAGAACGCTGCCTCGATCGCCGGTCTCTTCCTCACCACCGAGGCCGTCATCGCCGACAAGCCGGAGAAGAACCCCGCCCCCGCCGGTGCCCCCGGCGGCGGCGACATGGACTTCTAGGTCCCGCTCGCAGCACCGCACCACCGCCGAGGGGCGGTCCCGGCTCCGGCCGGGACCGCCCCTCGGCCGCGTCCGGGGTGCCTCCGGTACGTTCGTGGAGCCCGTCGCCGTCCGGAGGAGAGCCCCTTGCGCAGCTTCGTCGCAGACCCGGTGTCGGAGGACCTGCTCGAGCACGGCGAGGGCCCGCGCTGGGACGCGGTGCGCGACGAGCTCGTGTGCGTCGACATCATGGCCGGCGCCGTGCACCGCTGGGCCTTCCGCGGCGGGCGGCTCGCGCCCGTCCGCTCCTACGTCCTCGACCGTCCGGTGGGCGCGGCCAACCCGCTCGCCGACGGCAGCGGGTGGTTGCTCGCGGCCGGCACCGGCTTCGTCCGCCTCGACGAGGACGGCACCACGACCGAGCTGGTCGACGCAGCGCCGGGGCGCGGCGAGGTCCTGCGCATGAACGAGGCCGTGTGCGACCCGGCCGGCCGGGTCGTCGCGGGGCTCATGGCCTACGACACCGCGCCGGGCTCGGGGTGGGTCGTGAGCGGCGACCTGGACGGCGGCGTACGCACCCTGATCCCCAGGACCACGATCGCCAACGGCACCGCGTGGGACTCCGAGGGCACCACGATGTTCTGGTCCGACAGCGGCGAGGGCACCCTCGCCGCGTTCGGCTACGACCCCGCGACCGGCGCGCTCGGCGCCCGCCGCGAGGTGCTGCGCCGCGACCGCGCCGACGGCGTGGCCGACGGCATCGCCCTCGACGACGACGGCTGCGTCTGGGCCGCGCTCTGGGGCGGGCGCAGCGTCCTGCGGGTCAATCCGACCGGCGAGGTCCTCGCGGTCGTCGACCTGCCGGTCGACCAGCCCAGCGCCGTCGCGTTCGCCGGCACGACGCTGCTCGTCACGACCTCCCGCGAGGGCCTCGACGCGAGCACGCTCGCCGGCCAGCCGCTGGCGGGCGCGCTGTTCGCGGTCGACGTCGGGGTCTCGGGCCCGCCGGCCCGCCCGTTCCGCGGGGAGCTGCCGGAGCGGCTGGTCTAGAGCCCGCCGAGCGGCGCGACGCGCTCGCCGGCGTCCTCGCAGACCCACTCGGGGTCTGGCCCGAGGTCGGGCTCGACCCGCAGCTCGTGGGCGCCGTCGTGCAGCGGGCAGGCCGGCCAGCGCAGGCCCGCGTCGTCGAGCAGGCGCTCCTGCAGGTCCTGGGCGAGCTGGCCGGCGACCACGTCGGCGCCGCCCTCCCACGCCTCGATCCACCAGCGCCGACCGGCGACGACCTCCTCGAGCAGCGCCAGGACGTCGACGCCCACGGTCTCGCGGGCGGCGAGGTCGTGCAGCAGCAGTGCACGGGTAGCCAGCAGCGGATCGGGCACGACGTCATTGTGCAGGAGGACGTCGCGTACGCCTGGCGCGTGCTCTCGGTCACGAGCCTGGGCGTCGTCCTCACCGGACTGAACTCCTCCACGCTCGACGTCGGCCTGCCGAGCGTGTCGCGCCACTTCAACGCCTCGCCGACGCAGGCCAGCTGGTTCCTGCTGTCCTACATGCTGGTCAACACCGTGCTCATCCTGCTGTTCGGCCGGCTCGCCGACCTGGTGGGCCGGCGCCGGCTCTACGTCACCGGGCTCGGGGTGCTCACGCTCGGCAGCCTGGGCTGTGGCCTCGCACCCACCGCCGGGGTCCTCATCGCCCTGCGCGCGGTGCAGGCCGTCGGCGCGGCCGCGATCATCACCAACACCACCGCCCAGCTGACCGACGCCTTCCCCCGTCGGCTGCTCGGCACGGCCCTCGGGCTCAACATCACGGTGATCTCGGCGGCGCAGGTGGCCGGGCCGGTGGTCGGCGGTGCGCTCATCGGGGCCTTCGGGTGGCGCTGGGTCTTCCTGTTCAACGTCCCCGTCGGTCTCGTGGGGCTGGCCTGGGCGACGCACACCCTGCGGCCGGCCGGCACCGAGCGCGCCGAGGGCCGCTTCGACGGGGTCGGTGCGGTCCTGTCGGTCGTGTGGCTCGGCGGTCTCGTCGTCGCGCTCTCGGAGGGCGGCTCCGTCGGCTGGGCGGCGCCCCAGGTGGTGGCCGGCTTCCTCGCTCTGGCCGTCGGCCTGCCGGCGTTCGTCCTCGTGCAGCGCCACCGCAGCGACCCGCTCGTCGACCTGGCGCTCCTGGCCGACCGCCAGCTCGCCTTCGCCTACCTCTCGGTGTTCCTGCTCGCCATGGCGCGGTTCTCCCTGATCCTGCTCGCGTCGCTGTTCTTCCAGGGCGCGCAGGGACTCGACCCGCTCCAGGCCGGGCTGCGGGTCACGCCCCTGGCACTGGGCATGATGGTCGCCTCCCCGCCGGTCGGCTGGCTCTCGCGCCACGTGTCGACACAGGTGCTCGCGTCGTCCGGTCTGGGTGTGGTCTCGGGTGGACTGCTGCTGATGGCGGCCGTCGTGTCGCCGCACGCGGGCTACGCGCCGATCGGTGTGGCGCTGTTCCTGGTGGGCGTCGGGACCGGCGCGTTCATGACGCCCAACACCAGCTCCATCATGAGCAGCGTGCCGGCCAGCAGCCGCGGGGTCGCGAACGGTCTGCGCTCGATGCTGCAGAACACCGGCTTCGTCGTCAGCACCGCCATGTCGCTGGCCATCGTCACCAGTCCGCTGGCGCCGCGGGAGAAGCGGGCGACCTACGCGGGCACGCTCACCCAGCTCTCGCCCGCCGAGGTGGGGCACTTCGTCGACGGCTTCCGCACCGCCCTGGTGGTCCTGACGGTGCTGTGCGTCGTCGCGGCCGGCGCCTCGCTGGCGCGCGGCGGTGCGGCCAGGGCCACCGGGTAGCGTGAGCGCGTGACCGTGCTCGTCGACCCCGCCATGTGGCCGTGGCGCGACAGGCTGTGGGCGCACCTGGTCAGCGACACGTCCTACGACGAGCTGCACGGCTTCGCCGAGCGCCTCGGCATCCCGAGACGGGCCTTCCAGGGCGACCACTACGACATCCCCGACGTCCTCCGCGAGCAGGCGATCGCCCTGGGCGCCGAGAGCGTGACGGGCCGCGAGCTGGTCACGAGGCTGCGTGCCTCGGGCCTGCGCACCCAGAAGGTGCGCTGACGCCCTTGCGCAGCAGGAGCATGCTGTCGGCTCCGCGCTGGAACCGGTAGCGCACAGGCGCTTCTGCCGCTGCGGTGCCCGAGCTGCGCACGTCCGCCACGACCTCGTCGACGAGGTCGGGCCGGTGGGCGCGGAGGTCGACGAGCGGGAACACCCGTAGCTCGCCGCCCGGGCGCAGCACGCGGAGCAGCTCGCGCACCGCGGCCCGGTGGAACGCCGCGTCGAGCCGGTCGGCGTAGGTGAACAGCAGGTGCGAGCTCAGCACCAGGTCGAAGCTCTCCGCCGGCAGCCCCGTGTCGGGCAGCGAGCCCGCGACGTAGTCGCCGGGACGGCGTCGCAGGTCGAGCGCGAAGCGTCCCGCCGCAGCCGTGCGCGCCGCCCGGTGGGCCTCGGGGCTGCCGAACGAGCTCCAGTCGTAGGCCTCGAGGGAGCCGGCCACGTGGTCCGCACCGGTGCGTACGTCGTCCAGGGCGCGGACGGCGAGGTCGCCGGGCGCGAGGGCGTAGGCGGGGTCGAGGGCGGTGACGCGTACGCCGTGGCGCCTGCCGTCGGCGGCGAAGCTGGCCGCACCGCCGGGGCAGTCGAGGACGCGCTGTCCTGCCAGGGTGGGCAGGTCGAGCGCGAACATCTCGAGGTACTCCTCGAACGTCCGGGCCGTCACGAGGTAGTCGGTCAGGGGAGTGCTCACTGGGCCCTCCGGGCCGTCGGGCCCCCGGGAGGTCGCACTCCGTCGCAGCGCCTCGCCGGGAGCGGGCTGCTGCGTGGGGACGTCGTCGGTGCAGGCCGCTAGGTGCGGCGCCACGCCTGGGTGCTCGACGACATGGCGGGAAGCGTAGCGGCAGCGTCCGGGGCCGTGGGGCAGGATGAGGGCGTGGACGTCCTCGAGCTCGCCGACTGGCGCCGGCGCATGCAGCAGGTCTACGCGGCGGTGCGCCGCGAGAGCGACCCCCGCTCGGGGCACAAGCTGTGGCGCGCGGCCAAGGACGAGCTCTTCCGCTCGCACCCCCAGAGCCCGCTGCCCGCCGACGACCCGCTGCGGGAGACGGGGCTGCCCTACTGGCCCTACGACCCGGCGCTGCGCTTCGTCGTGCCGCTGCAGCCGGTCGAGCGCGAGCAGCTGCGGGTCTCGCCGTCCTCGAGCGACGGCGAGGTGCGCCAGAAGCTCGTGGGCCTGGTCGAGGTGCCCGATCTCGGCATCACCCTCGACGTGTGGTGGCTCGACCAGTACGCCGGCGGGCTCTTCGTGCCGGTCAAGGACGGCACGGCGCGCACGACGACCTACGGCGCCGGCCGCTACCTCGTCGACACCGCCAAGGGCGCCGACCTGGGGCTCTTCGACGGCAAGCTGGTGCTGGACTTCAACTTCCTCTACCACCCGTCGTGCCGCTACGACCCGGTGTGGGAGTGCCCGCTGGCCGCCGCCGGCAACACGACGACGGTGCCGATCGAGGCGGGCGAGCGGCTGGCTGCCGGGTAGTGAGAAGTTTCTTGACTCGGTGAAATAAGGGGCCTACGGTGTCGGCGTGCCCATCCCGTCGAGCACCCGCTCGATCCTGCAGATGCTGCTGCGCTCCGGCCCGCTGCCGCGCGCCGAGCTCGCCCGCCGGCTCTCGCTGTCCGCCGCCTCGCTCACCAAGCTGACCCGGCCCTACGTCGACGCCGACCTGCTCCGCGAGGAGGAGCCGGCGCAGCTGGCCTCCACGGGACGGCCCTCGAGCCCGCTCGACGTCGCCGCCGACCGCGTGCACTTCGTCGGCGTGAAGCTGACGGGCGACCACGCCTACGCCGTGCTCACCGACTTCCGCAGCGCCGTCGTGGAGCGGCTCGACCGCGCGCTCCCGAGCAAGGACGTCGCCGCCGTCGTCGGCGTCGTCGTGGACCTGGTCGAGGCGCTCGCCACGGTGCGGCGCCCGGTGCAGGTGGGCGTCGGCATCTCCGGCACCGTGCTGCGCGACCACTCCTACGTCACCGCCTCGACGTTCCTCGGCTGGGAGGACGTCGCCCTCCGCGAGCTGCTCGAGCCGCGGCTGGGCGTGCGGGTGGTCGTCGAGAACGACCTGCGCGCGCTCACGGCGCTGCAGCACTGGTTCGGCGGCGGCTCCGACTCCTTCGCCGTCGTCACCGCCGGCGCCGGCATCGGCTGCGGGCTCG harbors:
- the groL gene encoding chaperonin GroEL (60 kDa chaperone family; promotes refolding of misfolded polypeptides especially under stressful conditions; forms two stacked rings of heptamers to form a barrel-shaped 14mer; ends can be capped by GroES; misfolded proteins enter the barrel where they are refolded when GroES binds) is translated as MAKIISFNEEARRGLERGMNQLADAVKVTLGPKGRNVVLEKKWGAPTITNDGVSIAKEIELEDPYEKIGAELVKEVAKKTDDVAGDGTTTATVLAQALVREGLRNVAAGSNPIALKRGIDKAVAAVSEQLLNQAKPVETKEQISATASISAADTQIGELIAEAMDKVGKEGVITVEESNTFGLELELTEGMRFDKGYISPYFVTDSERMEAVLDDPYVLVVNSKISAVKDLLPLLEKVMQSGKPLAIIAEDVEGEALATLVVNKIRGTFRSVAVKAPGFGDRRKAMLADIAILTGGEVISEEVGLKLDTAGLELLGRARKVVVTKDETTIVEGAGEADQIAGRVSQIRQEIERSDSDYDREKLQERLAKLAGGVAVIKAGAATEVELKERKHRIEDAVRNAKAAVEEGIVAGGGVALLQAGVAAFEKLELDGDEATGANIVKVALEAPIKQISVNAGLEGGVVVEKVRNLESGWGLNAANGEYVDLIKEGIIDPAKVTRSALQNAASIAGLFLTTEAVIADKPEKNPAPAGAPGGGDMDF
- a CDS encoding DUF4031 domain-containing protein — translated: MTVLVDPAMWPWRDRLWAHLVSDTSYDELHGFAERLGIPRRAFQGDHYDIPDVLREQAIALGAESVTGRELVTRLRASGLRTQKVR
- a CDS encoding phosphotransferase, with product MSSWPAQMTPGDESEVLLHGGTTNRGRVTRVGDTVRRPVRPTSRSTWALLRHLEDVGFAGAPRFVGVDRAGREVLSYVEGDVATPPYPAWALSERALTSVAELLRDYHAAVASFDASAHEWGRPLPPRYRGPLVTHNDPNLDNVVFRDGVAVSLIDFDLAAPGTALWDVACAARLWAPLRDRADSPLEGEGDVEEDSLRRLRVFVDAYGLSADDREHVAGALLSAHAWCYGIVQDAVTHGHESFTPYWVQGGAAQAERTRTWLFAHRREVRAALVP
- a CDS encoding SMP-30/gluconolactonase/LRE family protein encodes the protein MRSFVADPVSEDLLEHGEGPRWDAVRDELVCVDIMAGAVHRWAFRGGRLAPVRSYVLDRPVGAANPLADGSGWLLAAGTGFVRLDEDGTTTELVDAAPGRGEVLRMNEAVCDPAGRVVAGLMAYDTAPGSGWVVSGDLDGGVRTLIPRTTIANGTAWDSEGTTMFWSDSGEGTLAAFGYDPATGALGARREVLRRDRADGVADGIALDDDGCVWAALWGGRSVLRVNPTGEVLAVVDLPVDQPSAVAFAGTTLLVTTSREGLDASTLAGQPLAGALFAVDVGVSGPPARPFRGELPERLV
- a CDS encoding ROK family protein, which encodes MPIPSSTRSILQMLLRSGPLPRAELARRLSLSAASLTKLTRPYVDADLLREEEPAQLASTGRPSSPLDVAADRVHFVGVKLTGDHAYAVLTDFRSAVVERLDRALPSKDVAAVVGVVVDLVEALATVRRPVQVGVGISGTVLRDHSYVTASTFLGWEDVALRELLEPRLGVRVVVENDLRALTALQHWFGGGSDSFAVVTAGAGIGCGLVIGDRAVGGSAGACGLVAHMPVDDGQVEDRGTTCPQGHRGCAMTYATTGGMLRALAERTSDVPGSLEELGERALAGDPDARHVLAEAGRALGVVTANVVNLVGPRSVVLTGEAMQFYSVLGDAFHEALARRLDPSAAPVAVEVRSTDFFDWARGAAVVAIQDLVMHGASFEPAELAEVAQ
- a CDS encoding DUF1684 domain-containing protein → MDVLELADWRRRMQQVYAAVRRESDPRSGHKLWRAAKDELFRSHPQSPLPADDPLRETGLPYWPYDPALRFVVPLQPVEREQLRVSPSSSDGEVRQKLVGLVEVPDLGITLDVWWLDQYAGGLFVPVKDGTARTTTYGAGRYLVDTAKGADLGLFDGKLVLDFNFLYHPSCRYDPVWECPLAAAGNTTTVPIEAGERLAAG
- a CDS encoding methyltransferase domain-containing protein, whose amino-acid sequence is MSTPLTDYLVTARTFEEYLEMFALDLPTLAGQRVLDCPGGAASFAADGRRHGVRVTALDPAYALAPGDLAVRALDDVRTGADHVAGSLEAYDWSSFGSPEAHRAARTAAAGRFALDLRRRPGDYVAGSLPDTGLPAESFDLVLSSHLLFTYADRLDAAFHRAAVRELLRVLRPGGELRVFPLVDLRAHRPDLVDEVVADVRSSGTAAAEAPVRYRFQRGADSMLLLRKGVSAPSGCAGPRHAAS
- a CDS encoding DHA2 family efflux MFS transporter permease subunit, giving the protein MQEDVAYAWRVLSVTSLGVVLTGLNSSTLDVGLPSVSRHFNASPTQASWFLLSYMLVNTVLILLFGRLADLVGRRRLYVTGLGVLTLGSLGCGLAPTAGVLIALRAVQAVGAAAIITNTTAQLTDAFPRRLLGTALGLNITVISAAQVAGPVVGGALIGAFGWRWVFLFNVPVGLVGLAWATHTLRPAGTERAEGRFDGVGAVLSVVWLGGLVVALSEGGSVGWAAPQVVAGFLALAVGLPAFVLVQRHRSDPLVDLALLADRQLAFAYLSVFLLAMARFSLILLASLFFQGAQGLDPLQAGLRVTPLALGMMVASPPVGWLSRHVSTQVLASSGLGVVSGGLLLMAAVVSPHAGYAPIGVALFLVGVGTGAFMTPNTSSIMSSVPASSRGVANGLRSMLQNTGFVVSTAMSLAIVTSPLAPREKRATYAGTLTQLSPAEVGHFVDGFRTALVVLTVLCVVAAGASLARGGAARATG